A DNA window from Bradyrhizobium barranii subsp. barranii contains the following coding sequences:
- a CDS encoding transglycosylase domain-containing protein — MAWGKKKGGRKEPLFGLPAALADLRLTAADRVPGGEDKPKKSTKASAKRKSEDAGDEPPRERKAQASRSGAKRRSKSGGGFSLGRLVYWGAVLGLWGMIAVIGVVIYVGAHLPPIQSLEIPKRPPTIQIVGIDGSMLAQRGEMAGANVSLKDLPPYLPKAFIAIEDRRFYSHFGIDPIGILRALVTNVLHRGVSQGGSTLTQQLAKNLFLTQERTMARKLQEAELAIWLERKHSKNEILELYLNRVYFGSGAYGVEAAAQKYFGKSAKDVTVAEAAMLAGLVKSPSRLAPNRNPEGAEARAQIVLAAMADAKFITEAQAQASIGHPSYNVKPAGAGTLNYVADWIGEVLDDLVGQIDESIKVETTIDPKLQSVAEAAIIDELAAKSVKFNVSQGALVAMTPDGAVRAMVGGRNYSDSQYNRAVTAKRQPGSSFKPFVYLTALEQGLTPDTVRQDAPIEVKGWKPENYTHEYFGAVTLTQALAMSLNTVAIRLGLEVGPKNVVRTAHRLGISSKLEPNASIALGTSEVSVVELVGAYAPFANGGFAVAPHVVTRIRTLSGKLLYMRQAEERNQVIDPRYVGMMNTMMRETLISGTAKKAEIPGWPAAGKTGTSQDYRDAWFIGYTANLVTGVWLGNDDNSPTKKATGGGLPVEVWSRFMRTAHEGVPVAALPNSQASWGLSNLAQAASQVSPPTATTVPGPAPASSGGYRPPPTRANVRPEAAAGLDGWLMDRLFGGNR; from the coding sequence ATGGCGTGGGGAAAGAAAAAGGGTGGGCGGAAGGAGCCGTTGTTCGGCTTGCCTGCTGCGCTCGCCGATCTGCGCCTGACCGCGGCCGACCGCGTCCCCGGCGGCGAGGACAAGCCGAAGAAATCAACGAAAGCATCCGCCAAGCGCAAGAGCGAGGATGCCGGCGACGAGCCGCCGCGCGAGCGGAAGGCACAAGCCAGCCGCAGCGGCGCCAAGCGCCGGTCGAAGTCGGGCGGAGGCTTCAGCCTCGGCCGCCTCGTCTATTGGGGTGCGGTGCTCGGCCTGTGGGGCATGATCGCCGTGATCGGCGTCGTGATCTATGTCGGCGCCCATCTGCCGCCGATCCAGTCGCTGGAGATTCCCAAGCGGCCGCCGACGATCCAGATCGTCGGCATCGACGGCAGCATGCTGGCGCAGCGCGGCGAGATGGCCGGCGCCAACGTCTCGCTGAAGGACCTGCCGCCCTATCTGCCGAAGGCCTTCATCGCCATCGAGGACCGCCGCTTCTACTCGCATTTCGGCATCGACCCGATTGGCATCCTGCGGGCCCTCGTCACCAACGTGCTCCATCGCGGCGTCTCGCAGGGCGGCTCGACCTTGACGCAGCAGCTCGCGAAAAACCTGTTCCTGACCCAGGAGCGGACCATGGCGCGCAAGCTCCAGGAGGCGGAGCTCGCGATCTGGCTGGAGCGCAAGCATTCCAAGAACGAGATCCTGGAGCTCTATCTCAACCGCGTCTATTTCGGCTCGGGCGCCTATGGCGTCGAGGCCGCGGCGCAGAAATATTTCGGCAAGTCGGCGAAGGACGTCACCGTCGCCGAAGCCGCGATGCTGGCGGGCCTCGTCAAATCGCCGTCGCGGCTGGCGCCGAACCGCAATCCGGAAGGCGCGGAAGCGCGCGCACAGATCGTGCTCGCGGCGATGGCGGATGCAAAATTCATCACCGAAGCACAGGCGCAGGCCTCGATCGGCCACCCCTCCTACAATGTGAAGCCGGCCGGCGCCGGCACGCTCAACTACGTCGCCGACTGGATCGGCGAGGTGCTGGACGATCTGGTCGGCCAGATCGACGAGAGCATCAAGGTCGAGACCACGATCGATCCGAAGCTTCAGAGCGTGGCGGAAGCCGCCATCATCGACGAGCTCGCAGCCAAGAGCGTGAAGTTCAATGTCAGCCAGGGCGCGCTGGTGGCGATGACGCCTGACGGCGCAGTACGCGCTATGGTCGGCGGGCGGAACTATTCCGACAGCCAGTACAACCGCGCGGTCACGGCGAAGCGCCAGCCGGGCTCCTCGTTCAAGCCGTTCGTGTACCTGACCGCGCTCGAGCAGGGGCTGACGCCCGACACGGTGCGCCAGGACGCGCCGATCGAGGTCAAGGGCTGGAAGCCCGAGAACTACACCCATGAATATTTCGGCGCGGTGACGCTGACGCAGGCGCTGGCGATGTCGCTCAACACCGTCGCCATCCGCCTCGGTCTCGAGGTCGGGCCGAAGAACGTGGTGCGCACCGCGCACCGGCTCGGCATCTCCTCGAAGCTCGAGCCCAATGCCTCGATCGCGCTCGGCACCTCCGAAGTCTCGGTCGTCGAGCTGGTCGGCGCCTATGCCCCCTTCGCCAATGGCGGCTTCGCGGTGGCGCCGCACGTCGTCACGCGGATCAGGACGCTCAGTGGCAAGCTGCTCTACATGCGGCAAGCGGAAGAGCGCAACCAGGTGATCGACCCGCGCTATGTCGGCATGATGAACACGATGATGCGGGAGACGCTGATATCAGGCACCGCCAAGAAGGCGGAGATCCCCGGCTGGCCGGCGGCCGGCAAGACCGGTACGAGCCAGGATTACCGCGACGCCTGGTTCATCGGCTACACCGCCAACCTCGTCACCGGCGTCTGGCTCGGCAATGACGACAACTCGCCGACCAAGAAGGCGACCGGCGGCGGCCTGCCCGTCGAAGTCTGGTCCCGCTTCATGCGCACGGCGCACGAGGGCGTGCCGGTGGCCGCCTTGCCGAACTCGCAAGCGAGCTGGGGCCTGTCGAACCTCGCGCAGGCGGCATCGCAGGTATCGCCGCCGACGGCGACGACAGTACCCGGACCGGCACCGGCGAGCAGTGGCGGCTATCGCCCGCCTCCGACGCGCGCCAATGTGCGGCCGGAAGCCGCAGCAGGCCTCGACGGCTGGCTGATGGACCGGCTGTTCGGCGGAAACCGGTAG